In the genome of Dehalogenimonas sp. THU2, the window GCGGCGGCCTACCCACGAAGAGATGGATCAGGCGGGCGAGTTAGCTAAAAAGTATCTCACCAATGTCCGGTATTATTATGGAGATGAAGAGCTGGATTTTCAGGTAGACACCATCGTCCCTGACGCCGCCACTTTTCAGAAGATCGTTGAAAGCCGAACCCACTAGAACCTTTGCCGCGTTTATCGCGCACCCGGCGAATGCCAGTATCAAGTCTATTTTTCAGAATTATTAAACCATGAAGACAAACATCTATCATATAGGATACACCCAGGCAATCAAAGAAGTCTCGATATTCTTCTGGGGCTGCAATTTCAAATGCAAAGGGTGCCTGTGCCACAAAGAGATCCGCAATTATCTGCTTAAAGAGAACCTGCATCTTTTTAACGAAGAACCGAAAGGAATCGCTCCGTTTCCCGATAAATTCCTGGACGTCGATGAAGTGGCGCAAGCCCTTGAGGGATTGGATTTTAACCGTGTGCTTCTGGAAGGTCAGGAGGCGTCACTCGATCCGGCATACCCGCTATTGACTGAAACCCTCCACAAGAAATTCGGTAGCCGTAATATCCTGTGCACCAACGCCTACAAAATACCGTCGCTGGAACATACGGACGAATTACAGATTGGCCTGAAGGCTTTTACGGACAGGGTGCACCGTGACTACACCGGGAAGTCAAATAAAAAGGTCCTCGATAATTTTACCTCCTTGTATCGATCAGGCAGGAAGCTGACAGTGTCATCGATCTTCATCCCGGAATATATCGACGCTGAAGAAACAGAGCGCATAGCCGAGTTCCTCGCCAGTCTGGATAAAAATATCCCCTACCATATACTGGCCTACTTCAAAGCCGGCGATAGTCCCTGGCGAAGGCCGACACACGATGAAATCGATCAGGCTGCCAGCCTGGCAAGAAAACACTTGAACAGGGTCTGGGGCTGGCGGGGGGATGAAGAAGTGATGCACGCGATGAAGAGGATTTTTTAACATGCTGACGAATATCTACCATATAACATACACACCGGAAATCAAAGAGGTGGAACTCTTCTTCTGGGGATGCAACATGACCTGCAAAGGGTGTCTCTGTAAGAGAACTGCCTGGGATTTTCTCCTGAAGGAAACGAAAACAGATCTCACCAAGCCACCTCTGGAAGGCATGGCCAAACCGCCGGAGAAATTCCTGGAACTCGAAGAAGTACTGCAAATCCTGGATAAACTGGATATCAAGCAAATCACCCTGGGCGGTATGGAGCCCACCATAGACCCCATGTTTCCTGAAATAACAAAAGCTCTCCATGAAAGATATGGAAGCTTCAACGTGGTATTCACTAACCTTTATGAGATCTCCGACTTCAAGGACACGGATATCGTGGTTTTTGGCCTGAATGCCGTTACGGATAGTCTCCATGAAGACTATTGTGGAAATTCAAATAAACAGATCCTGGAAAACTTCGCCAAAGTATATCAGCAAGGAAACAAGTTGGGGGTGGCAACACCTTTCATCCCCGGTTATATAGGCATCCAGGAAATCGAAAACATCGCCAAATTCTTAGCCGATACAAGCAAAGACATCTCTTACTTCATCCGCCCTTACTGCGTGGCGGGGGATAATCCGTGGCGCTCGCCGGACCATCAGGAGATGGATGAGGCGGTGAGCACCGCCAGGAAACACCTGAACAAGGTCAATTTTCTTTACGGGGATGAGGAACTTAAATTTGAGGTAATCACCATCTTCCCCGATTCTGGTTCCCTTACAAAAATCGTTCAAGGCTGATAATATAAAGGTCCGACCCTGCCAGTTTCGAGATTTTTACCTCCAGGAGAATCAACATCGTGAAAACAAATATCTACCATATTACCTATACCCCGGAACTGAAAGAAGTCTCGCTCTACTTCTGGAACTGTAATTTCAAGTGCAAAGGATGCCTGTGTAAGAAGATCCCGGATGATCCTTCCTTAAAGGAAAACCTGGTGGCGCATCTCGAGGAACCGAACGGCATCGCCAAGGCTCCAGAACGGTTTTTGGACTTCGAGGAGCTGATGCAGATACTCGATAAACTGGAAATCAAAAAAGTGATGATGATGGGGATGGAAGCGATTCTTGATCCCCAGTACCCGCTGCTGACTAAAACTTTCCATGAAAAATATGGGAGCTACAATATCGTCTGCACGAATCTCTTTGAAATGCCCCCGCTCGAGGATACGGACAAAGTCGAGGTCGGGATAAAAGCCGTTACCGATAGTCTGAATATTGACTACACAGGGGAATCAAATAATAAGGTGTTAGAGAACTTCGTCAAACTCTATAAGTCAGGCGTTGACCTGGTGGTCGAGTCGGTCCTGATCCCTGAATACATCGATGCCGAAGAGATCGAACGCATCGCTGAGTTCATCGCCAGTGTCGATAAAGACATCTTTTTCGTATTACTGCCTTACTTCAAATCCGGGGATAACCCGTGGCGGCGGCCTACCCGCGAGGAAATAGACAAAGCGGCGAGCCTGGCAAAAAAACATCTCACCAATGTCTATTCGGTCTACGGCGACGAAGAGTTGAAGTATGAGGTGGTGAGGGTCTTTTAACGCGACAGATTTCACAGAGCATTACCTAAAAGAATTATCCTAGATTGACACCAGTAATAAAGAATGTTATTCTTTATTCGATAAAAGGTAAAAAAGACCAACAAGTATCAATGTTCTTTTTCACCCCTGACGAGCAGGTTTAACAGGCAGTTCCTGCCGATTACCACCAACCCCCCTTTCGGTAGTAATTTGCAGGACCTGCCTACTTTACAGGTAATTAGTTGCGGTTGGTAATCACCGCTTCATTAATACAAAAGAGGCTGTTATGGATGTATTCGTTTCATGGAGTGGCGGTAAGGACTGTACTCTGTCATGTTATCGCGCCATGAAAGAAGGCCATAATGTTCGGCGGCTCGCCACCATGGCCACTATCGAACTGGGCCGCATGTATCCGCACCACCTGACCGCGGACGTCCTGGAATGCCAGGCCAAAGCCATGGATATTCCCCTGAAGGTCGCCTGGACGCAAAGCAGCACTTACACCGAAACCTACATCAAGATGCTGAAAGAGTTTAGAAAAGAAGGCATCACCGGCGGCGTTTTCGGCGATGTCAGCCTGGGCAACCCGGACATGGATGAACATCTGGAATGGGTTCAGCACGTGTGTAAGGCCGCCGACATGGAGGTCATCTTACCCCTCTGGAACGAGGATAGAACATCTCTCATCACCGACCTCATCGATTCCGGCTTCAAAGCCATGATTATCGCGGCCGATAACTGCCAGCTCGACGACAACTGGATCGGCAAGATCATGGATCATAAAATGCTGGCTGAGCTGAAGTCTCTCCACAGCAATTCATCCGGCGGCAAAGTCGGACTTTATCACACCCTGACCGTCGACGGCCCACTGTTCAAAAAACGGATGGAGATACTTGAATCCGAGGTCATCTTCAAAGAGTACGGACTCCTCGACGGCAAGCCTACCAAATGCCCGTTCTGGTACCTGGATATCAAGCGTTGCGGTCTGGCCGAAAAAACCGACCTGGTAAGTTCAAAACTCTAGCAGACATGAAAACCAATATCTATCATATTACCTACACCCCGGACACTCGCAGCGCCTCCCTCCGGTTCTGGGGCTGTAATATGATCTGCCTGGGGTGCCTGTGCAAGGAAGGCGTTTACGACCACCTGCTCAAAGAGAACCGGTTGGAAGGTTCCCAACGCATAGTCGACAGCAGGAAAAAACCGGAACGAATGCTTGACCTGGAAGAGGTCATAGAATATCTCTCGGGACTTGAGCTTGAGCGGGTATTCTTTACCGGTGAGGAAGCTTCTGTCGACCCCCATTTTGGCACCATAACAAAGGTTATCCACGAGAAATTCCACACCGAAAATGTATTGTACACCAACGGTTATGACATGGCGTCAATCGACGATATCGACACCATCGAGGTCGGAATTAAAGCTATTTCAGAGGACCTGCACCTGCGTTATACAGGGCGGCCGGTAGGTCCGGTGAAAGAGAATTTCATCAAGTATGCCGCATCCGGGAAAAAACTTACCGCGGCATCAATTTTGATACCCGGACTGGTTGAAGCCGAAGAGATCGAAAAAATCGCGCTTTTTATCGCAAGCGTCAACAAAGACATTCCATTTTTTGTTCTACCGTATTTCCCTGCCGGGGATAATCCATGGCGGAAGACTGAACCGTGGGAAGTGGAGGAGGCAGCGCAGCGGGTCAGGAAATATCTAACGCACGTTTCCAATTGCCAGGGGACAGATCAGGAGATCGTGCACGACGTGGAACGTGTCTTCTAGACTCCTGCACATAATTTGACATGCCAGGTCTTCTTACAGCGTTCATAATTGGTATCGGGCCGGGAGGAAAACAATTTCTGACGCCCAAAGCCGA includes:
- a CDS encoding radical SAM protein, whose protein sequence is MKTNIYHIGYTQAIKEVSIFFWGCNFKCKGCLCHKEIRNYLLKENLHLFNEEPKGIAPFPDKFLDVDEVAQALEGLDFNRVLLEGQEASLDPAYPLLTETLHKKFGSRNILCTNAYKIPSLEHTDELQIGLKAFTDRVHRDYTGKSNKKVLDNFTSLYRSGRKLTVSSIFIPEYIDAEETERIAEFLASLDKNIPYHILAYFKAGDSPWRRPTHDEIDQAASLARKHLNRVWGWRGDEEVMHAMKRIF
- a CDS encoding radical SAM protein, coding for MLTNIYHITYTPEIKEVELFFWGCNMTCKGCLCKRTAWDFLLKETKTDLTKPPLEGMAKPPEKFLELEEVLQILDKLDIKQITLGGMEPTIDPMFPEITKALHERYGSFNVVFTNLYEISDFKDTDIVVFGLNAVTDSLHEDYCGNSNKQILENFAKVYQQGNKLGVATPFIPGYIGIQEIENIAKFLADTSKDISYFIRPYCVAGDNPWRSPDHQEMDEAVSTARKHLNKVNFLYGDEELKFEVITIFPDSGSLTKIVQG
- a CDS encoding radical SAM protein; translation: MKTNIYHITYTPELKEVSLYFWNCNFKCKGCLCKKIPDDPSLKENLVAHLEEPNGIAKAPERFLDFEELMQILDKLEIKKVMMMGMEAILDPQYPLLTKTFHEKYGSYNIVCTNLFEMPPLEDTDKVEVGIKAVTDSLNIDYTGESNNKVLENFVKLYKSGVDLVVESVLIPEYIDAEEIERIAEFIASVDKDIFFVLLPYFKSGDNPWRRPTREEIDKAASLAKKHLTNVYSVYGDEELKYEVVRVF
- a CDS encoding diphthine--ammonia ligase, producing the protein MDVFVSWSGGKDCTLSCYRAMKEGHNVRRLATMATIELGRMYPHHLTADVLECQAKAMDIPLKVAWTQSSTYTETYIKMLKEFRKEGITGGVFGDVSLGNPDMDEHLEWVQHVCKAADMEVILPLWNEDRTSLITDLIDSGFKAMIIAADNCQLDDNWIGKIMDHKMLAELKSLHSNSSGGKVGLYHTLTVDGPLFKKRMEILESEVIFKEYGLLDGKPTKCPFWYLDIKRCGLAEKTDLVSSKL
- a CDS encoding radical SAM protein, which gives rise to MKTNIYHITYTPDTRSASLRFWGCNMICLGCLCKEGVYDHLLKENRLEGSQRIVDSRKKPERMLDLEEVIEYLSGLELERVFFTGEEASVDPHFGTITKVIHEKFHTENVLYTNGYDMASIDDIDTIEVGIKAISEDLHLRYTGRPVGPVKENFIKYAASGKKLTAASILIPGLVEAEEIEKIALFIASVNKDIPFFVLPYFPAGDNPWRKTEPWEVEEAAQRVRKYLTHVSNCQGTDQEIVHDVERVF